In one Methylobacterium sp. SyP6R genomic region, the following are encoded:
- a CDS encoding ABC transporter permease: MTTRPASPAVPAPAETVLPPARSPAMIALRRGLSHGGFLIGGGLVGLVVLVALAAPLIAPHDPYAQDVSRRLIPPIWHAKGSMEHWLGTDKLGRDYLSRLIYGSQISLLIGLSAALISGIIGTTLGVLAGYYGGRVDAVVSYIVTTRLAMPVVLVALAMASLVGGSLKVVVLVLGFLLWDRFAVVTRAATRQVRGQDFVAAAKASGFGPVRILAQEILPNILNALIVVATLEMAHAILLEAALSFLGLGVQPPLPSWGLMIAEGKQYMFFQPWVITIPGVALLVLVLGINLLGDGVRDITAPEGRH; the protein is encoded by the coding sequence ATGACCACCCGGCCCGCCTCCCCCGCCGTCCCGGCTCCCGCCGAGACCGTCCTGCCTCCGGCTCGCTCTCCCGCGATGATCGCGCTGCGGCGCGGCCTGTCCCATGGCGGCTTCCTGATCGGGGGCGGCCTCGTCGGGCTCGTGGTGCTCGTCGCGCTCGCCGCCCCCCTCATCGCCCCGCACGACCCTTACGCGCAGGACGTGTCGCGCCGGCTGATCCCGCCGATCTGGCACGCCAAGGGCAGCATGGAGCACTGGCTCGGCACCGACAAGCTCGGGCGCGATTACTTGAGCCGCCTGATCTACGGCAGCCAGATCTCGCTGCTGATCGGGCTCTCCGCCGCCCTGATCTCGGGGATCATCGGCACGACGCTCGGCGTGCTCGCCGGCTATTACGGCGGCCGGGTCGACGCGGTGGTGAGCTACATCGTCACCACCCGGCTCGCCATGCCGGTGGTGCTGGTGGCGCTCGCCATGGCCTCGCTCGTCGGCGGTTCGCTGAAGGTGGTGGTGCTGGTGCTCGGCTTCCTGCTCTGGGACCGCTTCGCGGTGGTCACCCGCGCGGCGACCCGGCAGGTGCGGGGCCAGGATTTCGTCGCCGCCGCCAAGGCCTCGGGCTTCGGGCCGGTGCGGATTCTCGCGCAAGAAATCCTGCCCAACATCCTCAACGCGCTGATCGTGGTGGCGACCCTGGAGATGGCGCACGCCATCCTGCTCGAAGCGGCGCTCTCCTTCCTCGGGCTGGGCGTGCAGCCGCCGCTGCCGTCCTGGGGCCTGATGATCGCCGAGGGCAAGCAGTACATGTTCTTCCAGCCCTGGGTCATCACCATCCCGGGCGTGGCCTTGCTGGTCCTGGTGCTCGGCATCAACCTCCTGGGCGACGGGGTGCGGGACATCACGGC